In Hyperolius riggenbachi isolate aHypRig1 chromosome 10, aHypRig1.pri, whole genome shotgun sequence, a genomic segment contains:
- the LOC137536642 gene encoding uncharacterized protein, whose amino-acid sequence MAASVHKSVVTKDCIRRVPDRVQSSSSSEVLHYSPTTRSKKVSCTTKRGPISIRKGGDKICTELSETGGVLFASISRKKTTGILPIHLKPKEIKSRCKIQKIQDGQYKICDSSLAERRFSCFSRSQGCISSPTYSSVITTVSKICSPHGGRECKDSITEESNGSPGAPNSLVSRSSVGAVPHKDSAVMDPQIMEQKPHGIRQEDPYPSQHKSVPTLVAKPRSSFIRPCMELSRAEDNYNRCQFMGLGSTFGCSSGSGTMVSTDQLKIIQQQGTRSCMEGTATLQGSDQGNACDDKDRQQVCGSIPKQTRRHEEPDVMETNIKNFVLVRKQYHVITSTSSKGDIKPVGRLSKQGEAGPERMVTQSEGVSNDNVTVGISRTGSIRQEKELKMPEVLCPVSGGLTLGNGCVHNQLGRQDDVCLSANSITFQSIEEDHSGQSENHIDCSNVAQTSMVHITTVSSDIRTNNPPTDSGLVIPGASITSRSESTSPISLEPEWEILKSKGFSDDLSETLLNSRKKVTRLIYRKAWRVFNHWCIDRSCNNRSLRSVLEFLQCGYKKGLSISTLKVQVSALSVFLERKLAQEDYIIRFFQALRRLKPSIRSRVPSWDLNTVLQGLCESPFEPLSQVSDKFLTLKTIFLLAITTARRIGELQALSIQEPYCVVSEDRITLRPDATFLPKVVSSFHRNQEIYIPSFCENPANDKEERLHLLDVRRCLLQYLERSNAWRKSDEIFVLFAGKTRGNRASKTTLARWIKQTIVSAYQIRGKTLTSSVRAHSTRGISTSWAERAGASIEQICRAATWSSHNTFVKHYRLNVSAATDLSFGRKVLQAVVPP is encoded by the exons atggcagcctcagttCACAAGTCAGTGGTTACTAAGGATTGTATCAGAAGGGTACCGGATAGAGTTCAATCATCATCCTCCTCTGAGGTTTTGCATTACTCCCCAACCACAAGATCAAAGAAAGTGTCGTGCACTACAAAGCGAGGTCCTATCTCTATTAGAAAAGGGGGTGATAAGATATGTACCGAGTTGTCAGAAACAGGAGGGGTTCTATTCGCCAGTATTTCTCGTAAAAAAACCACAGGGATCTTACCGATTCATCTTAAACCTAAAGAAATTAAATCTAGATGTAAAATACAGAAgattcaggatggacaatataaAATCTGTGATTCATCTCTTGCAGAAAGACGATTTTCTTGTTTCTCTAGATCTCAAGGATGCATATCTTCACCTACCTATTCATCCGTCATCACAACAGTATCTAAGATTTGCAGTCCACATGGGggaagag aatGCAAGGACAGTATCACTGAGGAAAGCAATGGCAGTCCTGGGGCTCCTAACAGCCTCGTTTCCCGCAGTTCAGTGGGGGCAGTTCCACACAAGGATTCTGCAGTTATGGATCCTCAGATCATGGAACAGAAGCCTCACGGTATTAGACAAGAAGATCCCTATCCCTCACAGCATAAAAGTGTCCCTACTTTGGTGGCAAAACCAAGGTCATCTTTCATCAGGCCGTGTATGGAGTTATCCAGAGCAGAGGATAATTACAACAGATGCCAGTTTATGGGGTTGGGGAGCACATTTGGATGCTCTTCTGGCTCAGGGACAATGGTCAGTACAGATCAGCTCAAGATCATCCAACAGCAGGGAACTAGAAGCTGTATGGAGGGCACTGCTACACTTCAAGGATCAGATCAAGGGAACGCATGTGACGATAAGGACCGACAACAAGTCTGTGGTAGCATTCCTAAACAGACAAGGAGGCACGAAGAGCCAGATGTTATGGAAACAAACATCAAAAATTTTGTTCTGGTCAGAAAACAATATCATGTCATTACAAGCACGTCATCTAAAGGGGACATCAAACCAGTTGGCAGATTATCTAAGCAGGGAGAAGCTGGACCAGAACGAATGGTCACTCAATCCGAAGGTGTTTCAAACGATAACGTCACAGTGGGGATATCCAGAACTGGATCTATTCGCCAGGAAAAGGAACTCAAAATGCCGGAAGTTTTGTGCCCTGTTTCAGGAGGACTTACCTTGGGCAATGGATGCGTTCACAATCAGTTGGGGAGGCAGGATGATGTATGCCTTTCCGCCAATTCCATTACTTTCCAGAGTATTGAAGAAGATCATTCAGGACAGAGCGAGAATCATATTGATTGCTCCAATGTGGCCCAAACGTCCATGGTTCACATTACTACAGTCTCTAGCGATATCAGAACCAATAATCCTCCCACTGACTCAGGACTTGTTATCCCAGGGGCCAGTATTACATCCAGATCCGAGTCTACTTCACCTATCAGCTTGGAACCTGAATGGGAAATACTGAAGTCTAAGGGTTTCTCAGATGATCTGTCAGAAACACTACTCAATAGTAGAAAGAAGGTAACTCGATTAATTTACCGGAAGGCTTGGAGAGTTTTTAATCACTGGTGTATAGATAGATCCTGCAACAATAGATCGCTTAGATCAGTTTTGGAATTCTTACAGTGTGGCTATAAGAAGGGTCTTAGTATTAGTACTTTGAAAGTTCAGGTGTCAGCCTTGAGTGTGTTCCTAGAAAGGAAATTAGCACAGGAGGATTATATAATCCGTTTCTTTCAGGCTTTAAGAAGACTAAAACCATCTATACGGTCAAGAGTTCCTTCTTGGGATCTTAATACAGTGTTACAGGGTCTATGTGAGTCTCCGTTTGAACCCTTATCTCAAGTTTCGGACAAATTCCTGACATTGAAAACCATATTCCTTCTagcaattactacagcaagaaGAATAGGTGAGCTACAAGCACTATCGATTCAGGAGCCGTACTGTGTTGTTTCAGAGGATAGAATAACATTGCGTCCGGACGCAACATTTCTTCCGAAGGTGGTTTCTTCTTTCCACAGGAACCAAGAAATTTATATCCCGTCATTTTGTGAGAATCCGGCAAATGATAAGGAAGAGAGACTACATTTGTTGGACGTGAGGAGGTGTCTGTTACAGTATTTAGAAAGATCTAATGCCTGGAGAAAATCAGATGAaatttttgtcctgtttgcaggaAAAACAAGAGGGAACAGAGCTTCTAAGACAACCTTAGCACGCTGGATCAAACAGACAATTGTATCAGCATACCAGATACGGGGAAAGACGTTAACCTCTTCGGTCAGGGCTCATTCTACAAGAGGCATTTCTacgtcatgggcagagagggcaggggcctccaTTGAGCAGATATGCAGGGCTGCAACATGGTCAAGTCATAACACTTTTGTGAAGCATTATCGACTTAATGTATCGGCAGCTACAGATTTATCCTTTGGAAGAAAGGTTCTGCAAGCAGTGGTCCCGCCCTAA